One part of the Glycine max cultivar Williams 82 chromosome 14, Glycine_max_v4.0, whole genome shotgun sequence genome encodes these proteins:
- the LOC100817043 gene encoding uncharacterized aarF domain-containing protein kinase At5g05200, chloroplastic → MAVSGLRSGGLPLFHHHHHHHHLRFLQSPPSFAKLSFLGSKSSKKGFTVFSRYAQARDLFSSRRFQDSMEKLPNLVEDIVQTSLNTGPRGVLRLAQGVQAFLGVGQEWLTDVSKSANSFAGLPTELQLGLLSPFYLRRLFERMGATYIKLGQFIASAPTLFPPEYVQEFQNCFDRAPPVPFEEIESILRKELGKPLESVYEYIDPTPIASASIAQVHGARLKGSREDVVIKVLKPGIEDILVADLNFVYVVARILEFLSPEISRTSLVGIVKDIRESMLEEVDFYKEAANIEAFRRYLETMGLTGNATAPKVYRYCSTMKVLTMQRLYGVPLTDLDSISSLVSNPETSLITALNVWFGSLLACESFHADVHAGNLWLLRDGRIGFLDFGIVGRISPKTWAAMEVFLGSIAIEDYDSMASSLIEMGATNQDVDAKAFARDLEKVFSSIKELDTEIVVATTTGTATNATAVAANIVVDERQMNALFLDVVRVSESYGLKFPREFALLLKQLLYFDRYTRLLAPNLNMLQDQRISIASNSRSRV, encoded by the exons ATGGCGGTTTCGGGGTTGAGAAGCGGTGGTTTGCCTCTCTtccaccatcaccaccaccaccaccaccttcgCTTCCTTCAATCCCCTCCTTCCTTTGCCAAGCTCAGTTTTCTTGGCTCCAAGTCGTCGAAGAAGGGGTTCACAGTCTTCTCCCGCTATGCGCAAGCGCGTGACCTTTTCTCCTCGCGTAGATTCCAAG ATAGCATGGAGAAGCTGCCGAACCTGGTGGAGGACATTGTGCAGACATCCTTAAACACTGGTCCAAGGGGTGTCCTGAGGTTGGCTCAAGGTGTTCAGGCCTTCCTTGGGGTTGGTCAGGAGTGGTTAACTGATGTCTCTAAG TCAGCAAATTCATTTGCTGGGTTACCGACTGAACTGCAGCTTGGTTTACTCTCCCCCTTTTATTTGAGGAGGTTGTTTGAGCGCATGGGTGCAACCTATATCAAATTGGGTCAG TTCATAGCATCAGCGCCAACGCTGTTTCCACCTGAGTATGTACAAGAATTCCAAAATTGTTTTGATAGAGCTCCTCCTGTTCCTTTTGAGGAAATTGAATCTATATTGCGCAAGGAATTAGGAAAGCCATTAGAAAGTGTTTATGAATACATTGACCCAACACCCATTGCTTCTGCGTCTATAGCACAG GTTCATGGAGCAAGGCTAAAAGGCTCTAGGGAGGATGTGGTTATAAAGGTCTTAAAACCCGGAATAGAGGACATATTAGTGGCAgatcttaattttgtttatgttgTTGCTAGGATATTGGAGTTCTTGAGTCCTGAAATAAGCCGAACATCACTG GTTGGTATTGTCAAAGATATACGTGAGTCTATGCTTGAAGAAGTTGACTTTTACAAGGAGGCTGCAAATATTGAGGCTTTTAGGAGATATTTAGAAACAATGGGACTTACTGGGAATGCAACAGCTCCAAAAGTGTATCGATACTGCAGTACAATGAAAGTTTTAACTATGCAAAGACTATATGGAGTTCCTCTTACTGACCTAGACTCCATAAGTTCATTAGTTTCTAATCCAGAAACCAGCCTTATAACTGCTCTCAATGTGTG GTTTGGAAGTTTGCTTGCATGTGAATCTTTTCATGCAGATGTACATGCAGGAAATCTGTGGCTTCTACGTGATGGCCGTATTGGGTTTCTTGACTTCG GAATTGTTGGTCGTATATCCCCTAAAACATGGGCTGCTATGGAAGTCTTCTTAGGATCAATTGCCATTGAAGATTATGACTCAATGGCATCTTCCTTAATTGAAATGGGTGCTACAAACCAGGATGTTGATGCTAAGGCCTTTGCAAGAGATTTGGAAAAAGTATTCTCATCAATTAAG GAATTGGACACTGAAATAGTTGTAGCAACTACAACTGGAACAGCCACAAATGCAACTGCTGTTGCTGCTAATATAGTTGTTGATGAGAGGCAGATGAATGCACTCTTTCTTGATGTG GTTCGGGTTAGTGAATCATATGGATTGAAGTTTCCTAGAGAATTTGCTCTTCTCCTGAAACAGCTCTTGTACTTTGACCGGTACACACGGTTGCTGGCTCCCAACTTGAACATGCTTCAGGATCAGAGGATTTCCATTGCTTCCAATAGCAGAAGCAGGGTATAG
- the LOC102664058 gene encoding uncharacterized protein isoform X1 yields the protein MSGESAPKPKPRLVLCPKCWQLLPESPDYDVYKCGGCGTTLQAKKRRNGAVNSESNTHETDAAPRNALNKESSTRETDASAGNALNSESRMRETGAAPTNALDPKTDDKKYSNGELLVSDQGNGVRKKSTSSSSEECSLDGQDKRDQIENGECNGEQLAASQDKGFKERATSSSSGECSLNGSGGSDQIEDGECNGEQLVTSQENGFEEKSTSSSSREGSLNGNYGREQIEDGECNGEQPLISYENGLKAKTASSSPEECSLNGNGGRDQIEDGEFTGELACFSQENGLREKATTSSSGECSLSGNGGRDQIENGECIGEQLATSLRAKETSSSSREYSLDGNGGRDQIENGECNGEQIGQLNLPEEELENEIDSLKLSDMRRHTVSYNRCSDEVTHFEIEASAELMADSSVENAKNTNLQLEGEELSNGNVPLEEAVEHLICAFDKEDGNDEKLAPVQEKSEVDIAGNDIDVVEELNNGNSLLERAEKDLFSGLDREEVNNDNSALVGANPKVDINGSNEAGSEKFNNRNLLLEVTEEELNECALDGEDRKHDQSGLVGAKSEMDNTRNASIAQRLSTEEGRISHAYPRELEKGTSGYHASFKAIHHRFDRVRSVDTFVNAEVINPGFETSGTLGGLSKSSTIQSYHAYDGSISSNDGVDEQFPNQYVDSLENTYTVANGVSEGGSRKGKGLVNSMLCGDLETQHQSYFRERRPRVPRDSRRNLNEVPETTRHGRAHWMRTKKDEFPARVPNHRSGSLSGYESGSTSNQMHDELYCSSSYRSPDSFDDPDQEKMKLLRMVYKLQEQLNRTCYLNGETNGRLSMGSHVSAYQSHDLHERRLYHGLDYPRCDEICSHGTDWCQKHNFPHVPCLTEPTSSIHHVDHSFFPCCPQQCQCSTELPPCDLYQHEELCRPSPGHNCCSPHHSYPSGPQWLKNLPAHGHETKSCDQKLRPEVKKYFWEKPSLTRQHYRPVAGGAPFVTCHKCLKLLQLPSDFLLFKRVYHQLKCGACQEVLKFSLQNRSHIVSYAPNGLKPPSSSSLDDQNEVIDGSNPHSESHADHISYSDDYGHSVGKSYSSEGDPVSAAPLHPLHGSAYDKQTVSSGTLEPITEKDKTASRSLSTSKAPVETDEQAVNSSNNVPSELEAHSQPKSSPLHQLMGYTSPSQVIRGIP from the exons ATGTCTGGTGAATCGGCTCCCAAACCCAAACCACGATTAGTGTTATGTCCTAAATGCTGGCAACTTCTTCCAGAGTCTCCAGATTATGATGTGTACAAGTGTGGTGGATGTGGCACCACTCTTCAAG CTAAGAAACGAAGAAATGGGGCTGTGAACTCAGAATCCAACACACATGAAACTGATGCAGCTCCTAGAAATGCATTGAACAAGGAATCCAGTACACGTGAAACTGATGCATCTGCTGGAAATGCATTGAACTCAGAATCTAGAATGCGTGAAACTGGTGCAGCTCCTACAAATGCATTGGATCCTAAAACTGATGATAAAAAATACAGCAATGGAGAGCTGCTAGTTAGTGATCAGGGGAATGGTGTGAGGAAAAAATCAACTAGTTCTTCCTCAGAAGAATGTTCTTTGGATGGACAAGATAAAAGGGATCAAATTGAAAATGGTGAATGCAATGGAGAGCAACTAGCCGCTTCTCAGGATAAAGGTTTCAAGGAAAGAGCAACTAGTTCTTCCTCAGGTGAATGCTCTTTGAATGGAAGTGGTGGAAGTGATCAAATTGAAGATGGTGAATGCAATGGGGAGCAGCTAGTCACTTCTCAGGAGAATGGTTTTGAGGAAAAATCAACTAGTTCTTCCTCAAGAGAAGGTTCTTTGAATGGAAATTATGGAAGGGAGCAAATTGAAGATGGTGAATGCAATGGAGAGCAGCCACTTATTTCTTATGAGAATGGTTTGAAGGCAAAAACAGCTAGTTCATCCCCAGAAGAATGTTCTTTGAATGGAAATGGTGGAAGGGATCAAATTGAAGATGGTGAATTCACTGGAGAGCTGGCATGTTTTTCTCAGGAGAATGGTTTGAGGGAAAAAGCAACTACTTCTTCCTCAGGAGAATGTTCTTTGAGTGGAAATGGTGGAAGGGATCAAATTGAAAATGGTGAATGCATTGGAGAGCAGCTAGCCACTTCTCTGAGGGCAAAAGAAACTAGTTCTTCCTCAAGAGAATATTCTTTGGATGGAAATGGTGGAAGGGATCAAATTGAAAATGGTGAATGCAATGGAGAACAGATAGGACAGTTAAATTTACCAGAGGAAGAACTGGAAAATGAGATTGATAGCCTTAAATTATCAGATATGAGAAGACATACAGTGTCCTACAATCGTTGTTCAGATGAGGTAACTCACTTTGAGATTGAGGCCTCAGCAGAATTGATGGCAGACAGTTCAGTAGAAAATGCAAAGAACACAAACCTTCAACTAGAAGGAGAAGAGCTAAGTAATGGAAATGTGCCATTGGAAGAAGCAGTGGAGCACTTAATTTGTGCATTCGATAAAGAAGATGGCAATGATGAGAAATTGGCTCCAGTACAGGAAAAGTCTGAAGTGGACATTGCTGGAAATGATATAGATGTAGTAGAAGAGTTAAATAATGGAAACTCGTTACTAGAAAGAGCGGAAAAAGATTTATTTTCTGGATTGGATAGAGAAGAAGTCAATAATGATAACTCAGCTCTAGTTGGTGCAAATCCTAAAGTGGACATTAATGGAAGCAATGAAGCAGGATCAGAGAAATTTAATAACCGAAACTTGTTATTAGAGGTAACAGAAGAGGAGTTGAATGAGTGTGCATTGGATGGTGAAGATCGTAAACATGACCAATCAGGTCTAGTGGGTGCAAAATCTGAAATGGACAATACCAGAAATGCATCTATTGCCCAAAGGTTAAGTACTGAAGAAGGAAGAATATCACATGCTTACCCTCGTGAACTTGAAAAAGGTACATCTGGTTATCATGCTTCTTTTAAAGCCATTCACCATCGCTTTGATCGTGTAAGATCTGTTGATACATTTGTTAATGCAGAAGTAATTAATCCCGGTTTTGAGACTAGTGGTACACTGGGAGGATTGTCTAAATCCTCAACCATTCAAAGCTATCATGCTTATGATGGCAGCATCTCTTCAAACGATGGGGTGGACGAGCAGTTCCCTAATCAGTATGTAGATTCTCTTGAGAACACTTACACTGTTGCTAATGGTGTTTCTGAGGGAGGGtccagaaaaggaaaaggccttGTTAATAGCATGTTATGTGGTGATCTTGAAACACAACACCAATCATATTTTCGTGAGAGAAGGCCTCGTGTTCCAAGAGACAGCAGGAGGAATCTAAATGAAGTGCCAGAGACTACAAGACATGGTCGTGCACATTGGATGAGAACAAAGAAAGATGAGTTTCCAGCCAGAGTGCCTAACCATCGAAGTGGTTCACTATCTGGCTATGAAAGTGGCAGCACGTCAAATCAAATGCATGATGAGTTATACTGCAGCTCTAGCTATCGTTCACCAGACTCTTTTGATGACCCTGACCAGGAGAAGATGAAACTGTTGAGAATGGTTTATAAATTGCAGGAACAACTCAACAGAACTTGCTATCTAAACGGGGAAACAAATGGAAGACTGTCCATGGGAAGTCATGTTTCTGCATATCAAAGCCATGATCTTCATGAAAGAAGACTTTATCATGGTTTGGATTATCCTAGGTGTGATGAGATATGTAGCCATGGAACCGACTGGTGCCAAAAGCATAATTTTCCACATGTACCTTGTTTAACTGAGCCAACGAGCAGCATACACCATGTTGATCATTCCTTTTTTCCTTGCTGTCCCCAACAATGCCAATGCTCCACAGAGTTGCCTCCATGTGATCTTTATCAGCATGAAGAGTTATGCAGGCCTAGTCCAGGTCACAATTGTTGTTCACCTCACCATTCCTATCCCTCAGGTCCACAATGGCTCAAAAACCTCCCAGCACATGGCCATGAAACAAAATCTTGTGATCAGAAGCTTAGGCCTGAGGTGAAGAAATATTTTTGGGAGAAAccgagcttgactaggcaacATTACCGACCGGTAGCAGGTGGAGCACCATTTGTCACTTGTCATAAATGCTTAAAGCTGCTGCAACTGCCTTCTGATTTCCTCCTTTTCAAAAGGGTATATCACCAGCTCAAATGTGGTGCATGTCAAGAGGTACTCAAGTTTTCTCTGCAGAACAGAAGTCATATAGTCTCGTATGCACCAAATGGTCTAAAGCCCCCATCATCAAGTAGCCTTGATGATCAAAATGAGGTGATTGATGGAAGCAATCCACATTCAGAGTCTCATGCAGACCACATTTCATATTCTGAtgattatggtcattctgttgGTAAAAGCTACTCCTCAGAAGGTGATCCTGTGTCTGCGGCACCATTACATCCCTTGCATGGCAGTGCATATGATAAGCAAACTGTCTCTTCTGGCACCTTGGAGCCTATAACAGAGAAGGACAAAACTGCTTCAAGAAGTCTTAGTACAAGTAAAGCTCCAGTGGAAACAGACGAACAAGCTGTGAACTCCTCCAATAATGTGCCATCAGAATTGGAGGCACATTCACAGCCAAAAAGCTCACCACTTCATCAACTGATGGGCTATACCTCGCCGAGTCAAGTGATAAGAGGGATTCCGTAA
- the LOC102664058 gene encoding uncharacterized protein isoform X2, with protein MSGESAPKPKPRLVLCPKCWQLLPESPDYDVYKCGGCGTTLQAKKRRNGAVNSESNTHETDAAPRNALNKESSTRETDASAGNALNSESRMRETGAAPTNALDPKTDDKKYSNGELLVSDQGNGVRKKSTSSSSEECSLDGQDKRDQIENGECNGEQLAASQDKGFKERATSSSSGECSLNGSGGSDQIEDGECNGEQLVTSQENGFEEKSTSSSSREGSLNGNYGREQIEDGECNGEQPLISYENGLKAKTASSSPEECSLNGNGGRDQIEDGEFTGELACFSQENGLREKATTSSSGECSLSGNGGRDQIENGECIGEQLATSLRAKETSSSSREYSLDGNGGRDQIENGECNGEQIGQLNLPEEELENEIDSLKLSDMRRHTVSYNRCSDEVTHFEIEASAELMADSSVENAKNTNLQLEGEELSNGNVPLEEAVEHLICAFDKEDGNDEKLAPVQEKSEVDIAGNDIDVVEELNNGNSLLERAEKDLFSGLDREEVNNDNSALVGANPKVDINGSNEAGSEKFNNRNLLLEVTEEELNECALDGEDRKHDQSGLVGAKSEMDNTRNASIAQRLSTEEGRISHAYPRELEKEVINPGFETSGTLGGLSKSSTIQSYHAYDGSISSNDGVDEQFPNQYVDSLENTYTVANGVSEGGSRKGKGLVNSMLCGDLETQHQSYFRERRPRVPRDSRRNLNEVPETTRHGRAHWMRTKKDEFPARVPNHRSGSLSGYESGSTSNQMHDELYCSSSYRSPDSFDDPDQEKMKLLRMVYKLQEQLNRTCYLNGETNGRLSMGSHVSAYQSHDLHERRLYHGLDYPRCDEICSHGTDWCQKHNFPHVPCLTEPTSSIHHVDHSFFPCCPQQCQCSTELPPCDLYQHEELCRPSPGHNCCSPHHSYPSGPQWLKNLPAHGHETKSCDQKLRPEVKKYFWEKPSLTRQHYRPVAGGAPFVTCHKCLKLLQLPSDFLLFKRVYHQLKCGACQEVLKFSLQNRSHIVSYAPNGLKPPSSSSLDDQNEVIDGSNPHSESHADHISYSDDYGHSVGKSYSSEGDPVSAAPLHPLHGSAYDKQTVSSGTLEPITEKDKTASRSLSTSKAPVETDEQAVNSSNNVPSELEAHSQPKSSPLHQLMGYTSPSQVIRGIP; from the exons ATGTCTGGTGAATCGGCTCCCAAACCCAAACCACGATTAGTGTTATGTCCTAAATGCTGGCAACTTCTTCCAGAGTCTCCAGATTATGATGTGTACAAGTGTGGTGGATGTGGCACCACTCTTCAAG CTAAGAAACGAAGAAATGGGGCTGTGAACTCAGAATCCAACACACATGAAACTGATGCAGCTCCTAGAAATGCATTGAACAAGGAATCCAGTACACGTGAAACTGATGCATCTGCTGGAAATGCATTGAACTCAGAATCTAGAATGCGTGAAACTGGTGCAGCTCCTACAAATGCATTGGATCCTAAAACTGATGATAAAAAATACAGCAATGGAGAGCTGCTAGTTAGTGATCAGGGGAATGGTGTGAGGAAAAAATCAACTAGTTCTTCCTCAGAAGAATGTTCTTTGGATGGACAAGATAAAAGGGATCAAATTGAAAATGGTGAATGCAATGGAGAGCAACTAGCCGCTTCTCAGGATAAAGGTTTCAAGGAAAGAGCAACTAGTTCTTCCTCAGGTGAATGCTCTTTGAATGGAAGTGGTGGAAGTGATCAAATTGAAGATGGTGAATGCAATGGGGAGCAGCTAGTCACTTCTCAGGAGAATGGTTTTGAGGAAAAATCAACTAGTTCTTCCTCAAGAGAAGGTTCTTTGAATGGAAATTATGGAAGGGAGCAAATTGAAGATGGTGAATGCAATGGAGAGCAGCCACTTATTTCTTATGAGAATGGTTTGAAGGCAAAAACAGCTAGTTCATCCCCAGAAGAATGTTCTTTGAATGGAAATGGTGGAAGGGATCAAATTGAAGATGGTGAATTCACTGGAGAGCTGGCATGTTTTTCTCAGGAGAATGGTTTGAGGGAAAAAGCAACTACTTCTTCCTCAGGAGAATGTTCTTTGAGTGGAAATGGTGGAAGGGATCAAATTGAAAATGGTGAATGCATTGGAGAGCAGCTAGCCACTTCTCTGAGGGCAAAAGAAACTAGTTCTTCCTCAAGAGAATATTCTTTGGATGGAAATGGTGGAAGGGATCAAATTGAAAATGGTGAATGCAATGGAGAACAGATAGGACAGTTAAATTTACCAGAGGAAGAACTGGAAAATGAGATTGATAGCCTTAAATTATCAGATATGAGAAGACATACAGTGTCCTACAATCGTTGTTCAGATGAGGTAACTCACTTTGAGATTGAGGCCTCAGCAGAATTGATGGCAGACAGTTCAGTAGAAAATGCAAAGAACACAAACCTTCAACTAGAAGGAGAAGAGCTAAGTAATGGAAATGTGCCATTGGAAGAAGCAGTGGAGCACTTAATTTGTGCATTCGATAAAGAAGATGGCAATGATGAGAAATTGGCTCCAGTACAGGAAAAGTCTGAAGTGGACATTGCTGGAAATGATATAGATGTAGTAGAAGAGTTAAATAATGGAAACTCGTTACTAGAAAGAGCGGAAAAAGATTTATTTTCTGGATTGGATAGAGAAGAAGTCAATAATGATAACTCAGCTCTAGTTGGTGCAAATCCTAAAGTGGACATTAATGGAAGCAATGAAGCAGGATCAGAGAAATTTAATAACCGAAACTTGTTATTAGAGGTAACAGAAGAGGAGTTGAATGAGTGTGCATTGGATGGTGAAGATCGTAAACATGACCAATCAGGTCTAGTGGGTGCAAAATCTGAAATGGACAATACCAGAAATGCATCTATTGCCCAAAGGTTAAGTACTGAAGAAGGAAGAATATCACATGCTTACCCTCGTGAACTTGAAAAAG AAGTAATTAATCCCGGTTTTGAGACTAGTGGTACACTGGGAGGATTGTCTAAATCCTCAACCATTCAAAGCTATCATGCTTATGATGGCAGCATCTCTTCAAACGATGGGGTGGACGAGCAGTTCCCTAATCAGTATGTAGATTCTCTTGAGAACACTTACACTGTTGCTAATGGTGTTTCTGAGGGAGGGtccagaaaaggaaaaggccttGTTAATAGCATGTTATGTGGTGATCTTGAAACACAACACCAATCATATTTTCGTGAGAGAAGGCCTCGTGTTCCAAGAGACAGCAGGAGGAATCTAAATGAAGTGCCAGAGACTACAAGACATGGTCGTGCACATTGGATGAGAACAAAGAAAGATGAGTTTCCAGCCAGAGTGCCTAACCATCGAAGTGGTTCACTATCTGGCTATGAAAGTGGCAGCACGTCAAATCAAATGCATGATGAGTTATACTGCAGCTCTAGCTATCGTTCACCAGACTCTTTTGATGACCCTGACCAGGAGAAGATGAAACTGTTGAGAATGGTTTATAAATTGCAGGAACAACTCAACAGAACTTGCTATCTAAACGGGGAAACAAATGGAAGACTGTCCATGGGAAGTCATGTTTCTGCATATCAAAGCCATGATCTTCATGAAAGAAGACTTTATCATGGTTTGGATTATCCTAGGTGTGATGAGATATGTAGCCATGGAACCGACTGGTGCCAAAAGCATAATTTTCCACATGTACCTTGTTTAACTGAGCCAACGAGCAGCATACACCATGTTGATCATTCCTTTTTTCCTTGCTGTCCCCAACAATGCCAATGCTCCACAGAGTTGCCTCCATGTGATCTTTATCAGCATGAAGAGTTATGCAGGCCTAGTCCAGGTCACAATTGTTGTTCACCTCACCATTCCTATCCCTCAGGTCCACAATGGCTCAAAAACCTCCCAGCACATGGCCATGAAACAAAATCTTGTGATCAGAAGCTTAGGCCTGAGGTGAAGAAATATTTTTGGGAGAAAccgagcttgactaggcaacATTACCGACCGGTAGCAGGTGGAGCACCATTTGTCACTTGTCATAAATGCTTAAAGCTGCTGCAACTGCCTTCTGATTTCCTCCTTTTCAAAAGGGTATATCACCAGCTCAAATGTGGTGCATGTCAAGAGGTACTCAAGTTTTCTCTGCAGAACAGAAGTCATATAGTCTCGTATGCACCAAATGGTCTAAAGCCCCCATCATCAAGTAGCCTTGATGATCAAAATGAGGTGATTGATGGAAGCAATCCACATTCAGAGTCTCATGCAGACCACATTTCATATTCTGAtgattatggtcattctgttgGTAAAAGCTACTCCTCAGAAGGTGATCCTGTGTCTGCGGCACCATTACATCCCTTGCATGGCAGTGCATATGATAAGCAAACTGTCTCTTCTGGCACCTTGGAGCCTATAACAGAGAAGGACAAAACTGCTTCAAGAAGTCTTAGTACAAGTAAAGCTCCAGTGGAAACAGACGAACAAGCTGTGAACTCCTCCAATAATGTGCCATCAGAATTGGAGGCACATTCACAGCCAAAAAGCTCACCACTTCATCAACTGATGGGCTATACCTCGCCGAGTCAAGTGATAAGAGGGATTCCGTAA